The DNA sequence AGCAGAGTGCTAGTCTATTTCCTGCCTGAAAAGCCTAAAAAGAATCCGGGCATTCAATAGCCCCTCCTCTTTAGCATGACGCACTGCATAATAAAATATTTCTCTCCAGGGATGGTGTTCGCATGGAAGATGAAAAAATAAAGTGTGGGAAAAAGTCTTACTTATTAACCCAGTATATTGGAACGCAAGTCCTAGATCTCCGCAGCTTCAAAAGGGATCAGATGCTGATGTACCTGATGGGCGTCTGCTTCTTCTCGGTGGGCGCCAAGTGCTTCATCATCAGTCAACTGGGAACCGATCCTTTAGATGTCCTGATCATCTCGATAGATAAAATACTTATGCTCGGAATGGGCATGTGTTCGGCTATCGTGTCCCTGTTTTTTCTAATATGGTGGATGCTCTGGAACAAAAAATACCCTCCGATCAGTCCATTTATTACAACCACGCTGACGGGCCTGCTGATTGACCTCTGGTCGATACTGGGGCTCGGAGAGTATTTAATCGTCAGAATGAATGAGTACACATTATTAGCGACAGGGCTAATATTATGCGCCTATTCATCCGCATTGATTATCATGAGCGGCATCGGCATCAGAATCATGGACCTCGTGGTACTGACCATGGTTTCCAAATGGGGCTGGTCATTTACCAAAGCCAAGATGATCATTGAAATCGGTATCTTTTCGACCGGCTGGCTTTTAGGGGGTCCCTTCGGCGTGGGAACGATTGCATTCTTGTTGGTGATCGGCCCTCTTATCCAACCCTTCATGACTATGAATACCAAGCGTTTGTCACTTAAGAACTATGGATTGATGCGCGCTTCGTCTGCTTACTAATAACAACAGAGTGACGGCCACTTGTGGCGGTGAAATTGTTTCGCCTCGACTTTTTTAACCGATGATACTGATAGCAACTTCCGTGATGAGGAGTGAGAGATGGACACTACAAAAAATAAAAACTGGACCTTGGAAAGCACCCCCGCAAAACTGGAAGAAATACTCCCCGGGGGCGTCGTGAAGTGCCATCTTTCCCCGCGAAATTGTGTCATACAGGAGGGCAAGGTCGGCTTTTGCAAAGTGCGCGGAAACCGAGGAGGCAGACTCGTTACGTTGAACTACGGGAAAGGCGTTCACAGCACCGAAGAGACAATCGAAACCGAGGCGGTCTTCCACTTTGCGCCCGGCGAGCGAATCCTTTCCCTGGGCAACATCGGCTGCATGCTCAACTGCGGCTATTGCCACAACTGGAAGACTTCGCAGGCCAAGTATGTAACCGACAAAGACGTTTACTACTATACCCCCGAGCAGGTGGTGGAAACTGCGCTCAAGCACGGAATACGCGTCATTTCCTGGACGTACAACGATCCTGTGGTCTGGCATGAATTCATCCTCGACACAGCAAAGCTGGCCAAGGAAGCGGGCTTGATCAACCTCTATAAATCAGCCTTTTTTATCAGTGAAGAAGCCATTGATGAATTATTGCCGGTCATCGATATTTTCTCGATTTCGCTCAAATCCATTTCCCCCGAATACTACCGAAAAGTCACAACGGGCTGGGTAGAGCCAGTCCTGGCCGGCATCAAGAAGGTCTACGACGCCGGCAAATACGTTGAAGTCAGTACCTTGATGGTGACCGACATCAGCGACGATGAAGACACCGCCAGGAAAATCAGCCAGTGGGTACTGGATGAACTGGGTCCGAATGTACCCCTGCACTTCGTACGGTTTCACCCCGATTACAAAATGAGCAACAGCATCCGAACCCCCGTGGACCGGCTCCTGAAGGCTCGGGATGTCGCCCGGAGCATGGGCGTCGAGCACGTCTACCTGGGTAACGTGAATGATGTCGAGGGCACCAATACCAGCTGCAACAACTGTAACGCCCTGCTCGTCACTCGCTACGGCCTGAACGCTGAAATCATCGGGCTGGACAGTAAAGGTTGCTGCTCTCAGTGCGGGCATGATGCGCATTTCAGATTGCTGGGCGAACCCGCAGCGAACACCGCTGTTGAGCTGCGCGAGGAGGCATTGACTGATTACGAGAAGCGAAAATTCGAGTGGCACGGGGATATCGTATCGCTGCACGCCCAAGTGTTGAATACCGAAGACTTCGAACAGACGGTGTACCTGCGGCGTAATTACACCGATGGGCACAACAGCGATTGGAAATCGCTGACACTGCGAGCCCATGAAAGCTATCGATTCATTATCGCCAAGGCACGCATCGATGAATCAGGCCCTGAGGTCTGGCTTCCCAAGGGGGTGAATTCTAACCTTCATGAAGTCTTCGACAGGGCCCACTTCCCAACCGAGTCGATTGAAGAGATTGGTATCTCGCAGAATGACATTACCCCGACCATTGGTTATGAGGGCAAGCAGAACATGTATGAGCAGGTCATCAAAATGGTCAGCCAGTCATGAATGTGTCTACTGAAATACTTCATATCAAGGTCGATGACCGAGAGGCTCATCCCTCCGTAACGCCTATTTATCAGTGCAGTGCTTTCAGTGCGGACTCGGCGTTCTTCTACTCAAGGAAGGCCAATCCCAATGTGACGGAATTGGAACAGGTTGTCGCGGCCCTGGAAGGCAGCGAATACGCCTTGGCCTACAGCACCGGGATGAGCGCCATTTACATGGTTCTGGAGCTGTTGAAACCGGGTGGCTCGCTGGTGATCAACAAATTTATCTATGGCTGCTCCTATAAGTTGTTTCAGAGGTATGCGGCACGTATCGGTGCGCAGCTGACGATCCTGGACCTCACCACAAAAGAGGGCTTGAAAGCGTTGCCGGCGAACGTGGACATGGTCATTTTCGAAACACCGACCAACCCATTCCTGAAAGACATTGATATTCATGCGGTCAGCAAGGCCGTTAAACAAAACAACCCACAGGCCCTGGTGGTCGTCGACAACACCTGGGCCACCCCGATCTATCAGAAGCCGCTGAACTTTGGCGCCGACATTTCACTGTACAGTGCAACGAAATACTTCTCCGGGCATAGCGATGTCATGGGCGGCTTAGTGCTTGTCAACAATGAGAGGATCTATAACCGTCTCCTCGAAGGTCGCTTTTATTCAGGTTCGATATTAACCCCCAATAGTGCATGGTTGCTTCGCAGAAGCATGCAGACGTTCAACCTGCGCATGGAGAAACACAGCCATACGACCTCGAGCATGCTCAACTACCTGCGAGAACTGCCTTTTATCGAACATGTCTATTATCCGCGAGTCGATGGCAAACAATTGACCGGCTATGGCGGCATAGTGTTCGTGGATATTCGGCCCGACTTGGTTCCCTTTTACAAAACGTTCACCAGCGCACTCAAATGGTTTGGCACTGGCACGGGAATGGCCTGCGTCACGTCGATGGTTGCACAGCCCTTTAGTGGCAGCCATGCTTCGATGACGGATCAGGAAAAAGCGGACATGGGCATTGAAAAAGGTTTGGTTCGATTGTGCTTTGGCTTGGAGGACCTCGAGGATCTAAAAGAGGATCTGCTGCAAGCCTTCGAAGCCATGGAGAATAAGGTGGATCAAACAAGTTCTCTCAATCCTGCATAGCGATTGTTAATCATGAGCAACGGGCCCGCCAAGGCTCGTTGCTTTTTTATGGAGAAGCGAAATTGTCCAGCGCATTCGAAAACACGGTATTCGAAGACCCTATTCTGAATGTTATCCATCTTCTGAATTCGATTGCCCAAGAAAACCCGACGGCGATTTCCCTGGCTTCCGGACGGCCTGATGATGAGCAGTGCGACCCCTCTCTCATTGACAAGGGATTGGCCCGTTACAGGGATCACGTTGCCAGCACTGAACATTCACTTGCGACACTGCTCTGCCAATATGGGAAAACGTCCGGAATCATCAACAAAATAATTGCAGATTATCTGCAGACGGATGAAGGGATAAACGTTTTCAACCCTGAAAGTATCGTGGTGTGCATGGGCTTTCAGGAGGCTTGTACCTTGACGCTCTTATCCATTTTTGAAGGAGGCGGTATTTTACTCGTGCCAGACCCGGTGTTTTCCGGGATCACGGGTATTGCAAAGCTATTGGGCATAAAAATGCTGCCCGTTCCAATAAAGACCTTTCTCGATCCCGTCGCCCTGCGCAAGATCGCTGAAGATCTTGAATCCAGAGGCGAAAAAATAAGAGCACTGTATGCGATTCCAGATTTTAGTAATCCTACTGCTGACAGCCTTTCCTATCACGGCAGGAGGGCAATGCTTTCCTTAGCCCACGAATTGAATTTTTTCATCCTGGAAGACACTGCCTACCGCTACTTCAGATACGAGGGAGACGAGATTGCGTCGATGAAGTCGATGGACAGCAGTCGGGTGTTCCTGCTTGGTTCGTTTTCAAAGTCGATTTTTCCGGGCTTACGTATGGGTTACGTGGTCGCTCCAGAAGGCGCAGCGGTTATGCCCTTCAGCGCCAGGTTGTGTAAGGCCAAAAGCCTGATCACGGTCAATACCCCGGCCCTGTGCCAAGCGGTTGTCGGGGGTTTACTGATCGAGAACAATTACTCGTTGAAAGGCCTGAACCAACCCAGGATGTTGTCTTACGCAAAGAAAAGAGACCACATGATTGAATGCCTTGAGCGTGAATTCCCACCCAAGGTCGACACCCCTGGGACAGTCACCTGGAATCATCCGGCGGGCGGCTTCTTCATCAATGTGCACTTGCCTTTCGTCTTCGGGCACTCTGAGATGTGCGAATGCGCCAAGCATTTCAACGTTATTGTATTTCCAACGTCCTTATTCTCACTGACGAACGAAGCGGTTACTCAGGTCAGGTTGTCGTTCAGTAATGCGACAGCAGCAGAAATCACGCAGGCAATAAGCCGTTTCAGGGCCTATGTTGAGTCGAGAATGCGGTAGACGTCCCCTCGTGGTGCCACAGGGGACTGATACAGGCTCTTAAGCGCCTCTCAGGTCCCAGTGGCCAGCATGACACCGGTGGCTACCTGGTAGGCCCCTAGAATGGTAATGGTTGCCCCAGACAGGTAGTTGATCAATTTGAGCTTTGATTGGGCGATCCTGGCCTTGAAAAAAGAAGAGAACCCGCTCAACCCCAGCCACCAGACAGCCGAGCCCAGAAATATACCGGTCACCATGGGCAGCACTGAGTGTTGACTGCTTTGATCACCGACCATGCCATCACTCAGCGCAGCAAATATCGCAATAAACGACAAAATGGTCATTGGGTTCGACAAGGTCAAAAACAGCGTGGTCGAGTAGGCTTTGAACATGTTGGCGCGTTCACCCGCCATGGCAGTTGCACTGCCCTTCGATCGTATTGTTTGATAACCAATGTAGGCGAGGAACATTCCCCCAAAGATACACAGCCATGGTTTGAAGCTAATGAGCGTCGCGATGATCGCAGTGATACCCAAGGCCCCAACAAATCCATAGATCGAATCGGCAGTGGCGGCCCCCAACCCGGTCGCGAAACCGGCCCTCCAGCCAAGCATGAGACTCCTCTGCATGCACAGCAGCCCAATGGGCCCCACAGGGGCCGCAATGCAAAGCCCAATGACCATCGATTTAACGAAAATCAACATAAATGCATCTCCAAAATGGGTATTGGAAGGTTAGGAGAAGTGCATTTTTTTAGAAATTAATTATTAATCTTCCGAACTGTTTTTCCGACTGTTTTGCATGAAGTGCCGTCATTTCCCCTTCATTATTAAGGTGCAGCGGTACCCTGCCCGTCAGACCACAATGATCCTGCAAATTATTCGTTAAAGACGCTTGAGAGCCGGCACAGCCCCAAGAATTGAGATGGCTTTTCCACAGGCATAAAAAAACGCCGCTCAATGAGCGGCGTTTTTTTGAATTTGGAGCGGGAAACGAGACTCGAACTCGCGACCCCGACCTTGGCAAGGTCGTGCTCTACCAACTGAGCTATTCCCGCAAATGGCGTCCCCTAGGGGACTCGAACCCCTGTTACCGCCGTGAAAGGGCGGTGTCCTAGGCCACTAGACGAAGGGGACACGCTGCCCGGAACACATGGTGTGTGTTCCAGTGCCCAGATCCGTACCCGAAGATATCGGCTCTGGTTTCACTCAGCCTTGCCCGAAAGCAACGCTGTTTAAAATTGGAGCGGGAAACGAGACTCGAACTCGCGACCCCGACCTTGGCAAGGTCGTGCTCTACCAACTGAGCTATTCCCGCATTGGCGTCCCCTAGGGGACTCGAACCCCTGTTACCGCCGTGAAAGGGCGGTGTCCTAGGCCACTAGACGAAGGGGACACACGTACAACATTCACTACTTAATGGCGTTTAGCTGAGTGCTTTACGCTGTAAGTGGCGCGCATTCTATGGATGGATTGGGGGGTCGTCAACCCCCAGATATAAATTTATTTAAATCAATGACTTCGCCCGGTTTAGGGTCGTTTCGCAGATTTTGCCCGTCCGATCCCTGACGCCTATATTCTGCCGCCCGCCAAGACGTTATAGTCGCGCCCGGCAAATAGTGGCAATGTGCATCCATCTCCGTCGCGCTTCATATAAGCAGCACGACGCCCGTCTAATGTCGTCGCACGGGCCTATGCGCTTAAAAGCCAAGCCACTACACTCATCACATGCGTATCCCATTAAAGAGGTCTTACCGGTGACACCACTCATGATCACCCTGCTCGTCGTAGCCGGGATCGCACTGTTGATCGCCATTGGCTACATGAACCATGTGGTGGAAAACAACAAGCTGGAAAAGGCTCGCACCAAGGTTGAACTCAACGACCGCCTGCGTCGTTGTGGCGAGATCACCGAAACCTTCCCCGGCCAGTTGATAACCCCGGCCCTGAAGTTGCTGATGACGCGCCTTGAGCTCAACGTTTGCCAGCGTTTGTTGAACCTGGAGAAAACCAATACCGCAGTCAAGGTGCGCCTTGATGAACTGAACGCATTGGCCGCCCAGGGAGAATCAATCCCGGTGAACAATCCGCCGGCACCGATCCAGACCGAAGCCAAGGCCAAGGATGTACGGTTTCTGCTCGAGGCTTTGCACGGTCAGATCACTCGCGCCGCCCAGGACGGTTTTCTGCCAGCCAACGAAGCCAAGCGCTGGATTCGCGAAGTGCGGCACATCCTGGTCCTGCTGCACATCGAGTTCTTCAACAACCTCGGCCAACAAGCCTTGCAACAAGAACAACCGGGGCAGGCCCGCCTGGCGTTCGAACGCGGCGTGCAATACCTGCGCAAACAACAGGAACCGCAGGTCTACGCCGAACAACTGGCCTACCTGGAGAAACTCCTGGCTCGCGCCAATTCCATGGTCCTGGCCAAGACCCAACCCGTGGAAGGCGAAGTCAACCAGTTGACCGAAGGGCTCAAGGAAGTCGAAGCGGACGCGGACTGGAAGAAGAAGAAGGTCTACGACTGAGAACTCAGCCGGATAGAACCATATTGTGTGGCGAGGGAGCTTGCTCCCGCTGGGCTGCGTAGCAGCCCTAAAGAAGTGAACTCAATCTTCCCGACACACCGAGTCGCCTGGTTTTGGGGCTGCTGCGCAGCCCAGCGGGAGCAAGCTCCCTCGCCACAGGGTTGTGTATCGAACCGCCGACGGTTCACAACCTGAAGTGCCCCACCATCCCCTTCAGTTTAACGCCCAACTGCGCCAGCTCTATGCTGGACGCGGCGTTGCCCCGCATTGCCAGGGAGGATTGGTCGGCACTGGCCCGAATGCTGGTGACGCTGCGGTTGATCTCTTCGGCGACCGAACTTTGCTGCTCGGCCGCCGCCGCGATCTGCTGGTTCATCTGTTGGATCAACGACACCGCCGCCGCAATGCTGCCCAGGGCGCTTTCGGTCTGCAGTGCATCGCTGACCGCCATTTTCACCAGCTCGCCACTGCTCTGGATCTGCTGCACGGAGGTCTGGGCCGCTGAGCGCAAGGCGCTGACCAACCGCTCGATTTCCTCGGTGGACTGCTGTGTGCGCCTGGCCAAGGCCCGCACCTCATCAGCCACCACCGCAAAGCCTCGGCCCTGCTCTCCGGCCCGAGCTGCCTCGATAGCGGCATTGAGCGCCAGCAAGTTGGTTTGCTCGGCCACACTCTTGATCACACTCAGCACAGTGCCAATGTTCTGGATCTCGGCGCTGAGGCTTTCGATGCTGGTACTGGCCGACGTGGCCGAATCGGCCAATTGCTCGATGCGCACCATGCTCTGACGCACCACCTGCTGGCCACTCTCGACTTTATCGTCGGCGGTCTGGGCCGCTTGGGCCGCTTCTTCGGCATTGCGTGCCACGTCGTGCACGGTGGCGGTCATCTGGTTCATGGCCGTGGCAACCTGCTCGGTTTCCTCTTTCTGGCTGCTGACCTCCAGGTTCGTCTGCTCAGTCACGGCCGACAGCGATTGGGCCGAATTGGCCAACTGTTCGATCCCTGCCTGCAAGCCGCTGACAATACCGCTCAGGCCGGCCCCCATCTGTTGCATGGCCAACATCAATTGACCAATCTCGTCCCGGCGCGTCACTTCAACCGTTGCGCTCAGGTCGCCCGAGGCGATCTTCTGCGCGACGCGAATCACGCTGCGCAGCGGTGCAACGATCAGCCGGGTAATGACCCAGGCCGCAATCAACCCCACCAGCAGCGCCAGGGCCGACGAACCGATGATCAGCAGGGAGTTCTTTTTCAGCTCGCTCCGCATCGCACCGTCTTCGGCAACATAGGCTTGGTCAACCCGCTCCACGACTTGGGCGGCACGCTCGTGCAGTTGCTGGTAGACGACTTTTTCCTTGGCCAAGAGGTCGGTGTATTCGGCCAGTTGCTGGTTGAACCCGGCGATATGCCCAGCCACTTCGTTAAGCACGGTCTGGTAACCCGGGTCCTTGACGGTAGTCTTGAGCGCTTCGGCCTGTGTCATGGCCTGCTCGGCCTGTTCAATAGTGCCTTGCCCGGCCTCTGCACTGCCCTTGCGGCTCTGGTCCAGACGAACCCGCGCCTCGTTCATGGCCTGCAGCATCAACCGCGATACTTCACTGATCTGGTTGGCCTGCTCGATGAACTCGGCGCCCTCCTTGCCTTGGGACTCTTTCAAGTTGTAGGCACCATCATCCGCCAGCCCTGCCTGCAGCACATCCAGGTTATTGGCGACACTGGACACCGACCAACTGGCCATCTCCAGCGCCAGGTCCTTGCTCTGGCTCAGCCCGACAAACTCGTCGAACGCCTTGCGATAAGCCGCCAGCGCCTGCTCCACGTCGTTCATCACCGGGACATTGGCAGCCTTCTGCGCCTTAAGCTCGTTGGCCTGGGCAATCAGCCCGTCGACGCCCTGGCGCAAGGCATCAGCCGTTTTAGGGTCGGAGCGCAAGGCGTATTCCTGCTCAAGCAGCCGGACCTTGAGCAGCTCGCTGTTAAGGGAGGACATCTGCTTGAGTCCCTCAAAGCGGTGGCTGATAGTCTGCAGGGACCAGACTCCAATGGCCGCAACCACAGCGGTGAGCAACAACACCAGGACGAACCCGATGCCCAGTTTCTTTGCCATACCCAGGTTGGCAAAACTTCCTTGCACGGCCGAAATCATTGCGCTCAGTCCTCTGCCAGTGTGTGTTGACGCAGATTCGCAACGAGACGCCCCGCAACACAAGATGCCGGCGTCGGAATAATGGCAAAAAGCTACAGCCGCGTCGTTTTCAGGACACTCAAGGTCGATCCAGAGCCGAGCTCCGGAAAAACGCTTGCGCCCTGGGGTCCAAGGCGTAGGCCACGTTGATCCGCAACCAAGCACTGTTGGCGCCCGAAGGGCTGAAGGCTGTACGCGAAGACAGCTGCACGCCGAACCGCTTGGCCAAGCGTTGTAATGCAGCATAGTCAGATATGGGTGGGCGTGCCCAGATGAACAGTCCCCCCGCTGGTTTGCCAAAGACTTCCCAGTCGGCATCTTCAAGCATCTGCAGCACAGCCCTCATATCACCATTCAGGCGTTGCCGCTGGCGTTGCACCAGTTTGCGATAAGCACCATTGGCCAGAAGGCTGGCAATCACCGACTCACAGAAACGCGACCCGCCCATACTGGTAATGCCCTTGACCTCGCTCAGGCGCGCCACAACAGACGGCGCGGCCGTCACAAAGCCCACCCGTAACGAACTGCTCAGGGTTTTCGAGAAACTGCCCACGTAGACCACGTCGGCATCCAGCGCTGCCAGCCGGGTCCGCGCTGAGCTCTGGAAATCGGCATAGACGTCGTCTTCGATCACCAGCATGGCGTGTTTTTTCGTCAGCTGCAGCAACCGCTGGGCCACGGCCGGCGCCAGGCTGCTGCCGGTGGGGTTGTGGCAGGCGCTGTTGACGAACAAGGCACTGGGCCGATGAGTCGCCAGGAGGCACTGCAACGCATCGAGGTCCGGGCCGCGCGGGGTCCTGGGCAGCTCGAGCATGTCGATTTCATGCAACCTGAGCAGGTCGAACAGCTTCGAATAACCAGGGCTCTCCACCACGACGCAGCACCCCGGCTGCAACAATGTCCGTACGATCAGGTCCAGCCCGTGGGTGGCGCCGGTCGTGGTCAGGATCAGGTTCTTGTCGGCGTCGATATTGAACTGCTTCAGGCGACGGGACAGTTGTTCACGCAGGGCCGGCAGCCCCAACGGCGTACTGTAGTTGAACAGCCCCGCCATATCGGTACGGGTGACCTGACGGATCGCGTAACCCAAGTCATCGCTTTCACGCCAGCTTTCGGGCAGCCCGCCACACCCCAACTTCAACGCCCATTGCGAGCTGTCGGTCAAATGCCCGTGGATTGGCAGCGCGTCTGGCGAGCGGTTTTCGTCGATGGACTCGTGCCAGGGCGAAGGTAACGGGGCGACAAAAAAGCGTGAGCCATGACGGGACGCCAATAGCCCTTGGGCCACCAGGCGTTCGCACGCTTCATTGACACTGGACTGACTGAGCAGATTCTCCCGTGCCAATTGCCGGATGGATGGCAGCCGGGTGCCCGGTTGCACCGCATCCTGCCGGATCCAGCCCGTCAGCGCGTCGACAATCTGCTGCACGACGGGCACCAGGGCCTGTCGGTCGATTCTCAATTCCATGAGTAACCAAGCTCCTAAGCGTTTGTTTTCTTTCTGGAAACAGTTAAGCACAGGCCACTGCCAGACGATGTACGACATCATCGTCAAAACCGCTGATTCTCACTCTTTGAAACACATTGATCGCCTGATCCAAGGCGGTTCTCGCCGCCCAAGAAAAAGCCCGCAGCGAGTGCGGGCTTTGTCCTACAAGCTGAGCCGCCTGTCCTCAGAACGCCGTGACGCCACCGTCCACCGCCAGGGAATGGCCCGTGGTGAAAGCCGCGCCATCGCTGCACAAATACAGCACGGCGCTGGCGATTTCCTCGACCTTGCCGATACGCCCCACCGGGTGCATGGCGTTGGCGAACTCGCCTTTTTTCGGGTCCGCCTCATAAGCCCGACGGAACATGTCGGTGTCGATCACTGCCGGACAAACCGCATTCACACGGATTTTTTTCTTGGCATATTCGATGGCCGCCGACTTGGTCAGGCCGATCACGGCGTGCTTGGAGGCCGCATAGATACTCATCTTCGGTGCCGCCCCCAGGCCGGCCACCGAAGCTGTATTGACAATAGCTCCACCGCCCTGGGCCAGCAGCAAGGGCAGTTGGTATTTCATGCACAGCCAGACGCCCTTCACATTGACGCCCATGATCGCGTCAAACTCATCGAGGGTCCCGTCGGCCAGCTTGCCCTTCTCGATCTCGATCCCGGCGTTGTTGAAGGCGTAATCGAGGCGACCGTAGGTCTTGATCACCTCGCTCATCAAATTCTGCACGTCGCTTTCCAGGGTCACGTTGCAGCGCACGAACACCGCCTCGCCGCCCGCCTCACGAATCAACTGCACCGTGCCCTCGCCGCCCGCCACGTCCAGGTCGGCCACCACCACTTGCAGGCCTTCTGCCGCGAATGCCTGGGCCGTAGCGCGGCCAATACCTGCGGCTGCGCCTGTCACCACGGCGACCTGTCCGGAAAACGTCATGCTCATTGTCAATTCCTCGATGAATGCGGGGGATGACGCCAGTCTAGTCACAGGTCCCGATGGCACGGCAGCACTATCCAATTGCCGTTTGAGCATTCATGGGTGCCAGTGATAAGGCCCGTGGCTGAACTATCACTGTGTTGGATCGAAGTGCATTCGCTGTATCAGCAAACCTTGCGACAAACGTTTCGAAGGTCTATCAACAAGGCTTCATTCATCTTGAGTGCCAGCCATGACTGCCCAGACCAATCGCCAGTTCCTGCTCGCCAAACGCCCGGTGGGCGCCGCGACCCGCGAAACTTTCACCTATCAGCAAGTACCGGTCGGCGAGCCGGCAGCCGGTCAGATCCTGGTAAAGAACGAATACTTGTCCCTGGACCCGGCCATGCGTGGCTGGATGAACGAAGGCAAGTCCTACATCCCACCGGTCGGCCTCGGTGAGGTGATGCGAGCGCTGGGTGTCGGCCAGGTGATCGCCTCGAACAACCCGGGGTTCGCGGTGGGGGACTACGTCAACGGTGCGTTGGGCGTGCAGGATTATTTCCTCGGCGAGCCAAGAGGTTTCTACAAGGTCGATCCGAAACTGGCGCCGCTGCCACGTTATTTGTCCGCACTGGGCATGACCGGCATGACCGCCTATTTCGCCCTGCTGGATGTGGGCGCGCCCAAGGCCGGCGAGACCGTGGTGCTGTCGGGCGCCGCCGGTGCGGTGGGCAGCATCGCCGGGCAGATCGCCAAGATCAAAGGCTGTCGCGTGGTGGGCATTGCCGGTGGCGCCGACAAGTGCAAGTTCCTGATCGATGAATTGGGCTTCGACGGCGCCATCGACTACAAGAGCGAAGACGTCCACGCCGGCCTCAAGCGCGAATGCCCCAAAGGCGTGGATGTGTATTTCGATAACGTCGGCGGCGACATTCTGGATGCCGTGCTCAGCCGCTTGAACCTCAAGGCCCGTGTGGTGATCTGCGGCGCCATCAGCCAATACAACAACAAGGAAGCGGTGAAAGGCCCCGCCAACTACCTGTCGCTGCTGGTCAACCGGGCGCGCATGGAAGGTTTCGTGGTCATGGACTACGCCGCGCAGTTCGCCGCCGCCGGGCAGGAAATGGCCGGGTGGATGGCCAAGGGGCAGCTCAAGAGCAAGGAAGACATCGTTGAAGGACTGGAGACGTTCCCCGAGACACTGACCAAATTGTTCAGCGGGGAAAATTTCGGAAAACTCGTGCTCAAGGTCTAGTCACATAACACCTGTGGGAGCGGGCTTGCTCGCGAAGGCGGTGTGTCAGCTGGCATAAATGGCGCCTGACACTTCGCGTTCGCGAGCAAGCCCGCTCCCACAAGGGCAAACTTCGGGGTTGGATCAGGCCAGTTCAGCCACGACCGCCGCCAGCGCCTTGGCCGGATCAACTGCCTGGCTGATCGGACGGCCGATCACCAGGTAATCAGAACCGGCGTCCAGCGCCTGGCGCGGGGTGAGGATGCGACGCTGGTCGTCCTGGGCGCTGCCTGCCGGACGAATCCCCGGAGTCACCAGTTGCAGCGACGGGTGCGCCGCTTTCAGGGCACTGGCCTCCAAGGCCGAACAGACCAGACCGTCCA is a window from the Pseudomonas brassicacearum genome containing:
- the amrS gene encoding AmmeMemoRadiSam system radical SAM enzyme; amino-acid sequence: MDTTKNKNWTLESTPAKLEEILPGGVVKCHLSPRNCVIQEGKVGFCKVRGNRGGRLVTLNYGKGVHSTEETIETEAVFHFAPGERILSLGNIGCMLNCGYCHNWKTSQAKYVTDKDVYYYTPEQVVETALKHGIRVISWTYNDPVVWHEFILDTAKLAKEAGLINLYKSAFFISEEAIDELLPVIDIFSISLKSISPEYYRKVTTGWVEPVLAGIKKVYDAGKYVEVSTLMVTDISDDEDTARKISQWVLDELGPNVPLHFVRFHPDYKMSNSIRTPVDRLLKARDVARSMGVEHVYLGNVNDVEGTNTSCNNCNALLVTRYGLNAEIIGLDSKGCCSQCGHDAHFRLLGEPAANTAVELREEALTDYEKRKFEWHGDIVSLHAQVLNTEDFEQTVYLRRNYTDGHNSDWKSLTLRAHESYRFIIAKARIDESGPEVWLPKGVNSNLHEVFDRAHFPTESIEEIGISQNDITPTIGYEGKQNMYEQVIKMVSQS
- a CDS encoding LysE family translocator, with amino-acid sequence MLIFVKSMVIGLCIAAPVGPIGLLCMQRSLMLGWRAGFATGLGAATADSIYGFVGALGITAIIATLISFKPWLCIFGGMFLAYIGYQTIRSKGSATAMAGERANMFKAYSTTLFLTLSNPMTILSFIAIFAALSDGMVGDQSSQHSVLPMVTGIFLGSAVWWLGLSGFSSFFKARIAQSKLKLINYLSGATITILGAYQVATGVMLATGT
- a CDS encoding methyl-accepting chemotaxis protein, which codes for MLAMQQMGAGLSGIVSGLQAGIEQLANSAQSLSAVTEQTNLEVSSQKEETEQVATAMNQMTATVHDVARNAEEAAQAAQTADDKVESGQQVVRQSMVRIEQLADSATSASTSIESLSAEIQNIGTVLSVIKSVAEQTNLLALNAAIEAARAGEQGRGFAVVADEVRALARRTQQSTEEIERLVSALRSAAQTSVQQIQSSGELVKMAVSDALQTESALGSIAAAVSLIQQMNQQIAAAAEQQSSVAEEINRSVTSIRASADQSSLAMRGNAASSIELAQLGVKLKGMVGHFRL
- a CDS encoding PLP-dependent aminotransferase family protein gives rise to the protein MSSAFENTVFEDPILNVIHLLNSIAQENPTAISLASGRPDDEQCDPSLIDKGLARYRDHVASTEHSLATLLCQYGKTSGIINKIIADYLQTDEGINVFNPESIVVCMGFQEACTLTLLSIFEGGGILLVPDPVFSGITGIAKLLGIKMLPVPIKTFLDPVALRKIAEDLESRGEKIRALYAIPDFSNPTADSLSYHGRRAMLSLAHELNFFILEDTAYRYFRYEGDEIASMKSMDSSRVFLLGSFSKSIFPGLRMGYVVAPEGAAVMPFSARLCKAKSLITVNTPALCQAVVGGLLIENNYSLKGLNQPRMLSYAKKRDHMIECLEREFPPKVDTPGTVTWNHPAGGFFINVHLPFVFGHSEMCECAKHFNVIVFPTSLFSLTNEAVTQVRLSFSNATAAEITQAISRFRAYVESRMR
- a CDS encoding trans-sulfuration enzyme family protein yields the protein MNVSTEILHIKVDDREAHPSVTPIYQCSAFSADSAFFYSRKANPNVTELEQVVAALEGSEYALAYSTGMSAIYMVLELLKPGGSLVINKFIYGCSYKLFQRYAARIGAQLTILDLTTKEGLKALPANVDMVIFETPTNPFLKDIDIHAVSKAVKQNNPQALVVVDNTWATPIYQKPLNFGADISLYSATKYFSGHSDVMGGLVLVNNERIYNRLLEGRFYSGSILTPNSAWLLRRSMQTFNLRMEKHSHTTSSMLNYLRELPFIEHVYYPRVDGKQLTGYGGIVFVDIRPDLVPFYKTFTSALKWFGTGTGMACVTSMVAQPFSGSHASMTDQEKADMGIEKGLVRLCFGLEDLEDLKEDLLQAFEAMENKVDQTSSLNPA
- a CDS encoding YczE/YyaS/YitT family protein, producing MEDEKIKCGKKSYLLTQYIGTQVLDLRSFKRDQMLMYLMGVCFFSVGAKCFIISQLGTDPLDVLIISIDKILMLGMGMCSAIVSLFFLIWWMLWNKKYPPISPFITTTLTGLLIDLWSILGLGEYLIVRMNEYTLLATGLILCAYSSALIIMSGIGIRIMDLVVLTMVSKWGWSFTKAKMIIEIGIFSTGWLLGGPFGVGTIAFLLVIGPLIQPFMTMNTKRLSLKNYGLMRASSAY